In one Dreissena polymorpha isolate Duluth1 chromosome 7, UMN_Dpol_1.0, whole genome shotgun sequence genomic region, the following are encoded:
- the LOC127839858 gene encoding uncharacterized protein LOC127839858 — MFIASKAFTQTNEPISDVVYDFDITRESWITVKKLLESYNLGSRFSFLHDEEVTFGHSNSTIVGAISYGNKRSINWYLMTEKRMPKSECTLDISCVATETNNDNYVLFSKEVIHENTYYFICANVERINVTFEYSVEYLQPISTCSNGFVIDTIPPSTGCVLVTSSSGYITGNVVDLSWNGFKDNVDAKYFGYPSDIPSYAYQIGTRKGTGDIQPFREAGMYEHISYKLNDKCQDGMALFFTVKAFDNSGLSSLSTSEEVIIDRSPPSVGRVIIERDDRPIVYVTSDLFNAIVHGFEDVHSGIKNFEISIGSKSDIEDIAQNIVFQNHAVNIDGTSLFIDGHVYFLFAKAVNRAGLQSLPAVATFVVDRTPPEGGYVFDGHWNQSTDVDFQINMHKLNCHWTGFADIQSSISHYMVGLGTHLGDDDVEPMLHVGLQNDHSWNSSFSAGQIYYCSVTVCNKAGLCISKASDGILLDNSPPIAGVVRMDNFR, encoded by the exons ATGTTCATTGCATCAAAAGCGTTTACACAGACCAATGAACCAATCAGCGATGTTGTCTATGATTTCGACATAACAAGAGAATCGTGGATTACAGTTAAAAAG TTGCTCGAAAGCTACAATCTCGGAAGTCGGTTTTCCTTCCTTCATGATGAGGAAGTAACATTTGGACACTCCAATTCAACAATTGTCGGCGCCATTTCTTATGGAAATAAAAGATCCATTAACTGGTATCTTATGACGGAAAAGCGAATGCCAAAGTCTGAATGTACACTTGATATATCGTGTGTTGCGACAGAGACGAATAATGATAACTATGTGCTCTTTAGCAAGGAGGTTATTCACGAAAACACATATTACTTCATTTGTGCAAACGTGGAAAGAATTAACGTAACGTTTGAATATTCTGTAGAATATTTGCAACCAATAAGCACATGTAGCAACGGGTTTGTTATTGACACAATTCCACCATCCACAGGATGTGTACTTGTCACAAGTTCCAGTGGATACATAACTGGCAACGTAGTAGATCTTTCTTGGAATGGATTCAAGGATAATGTTGACGCTAAGTATTTTGGATACCCATCAGATATTCCGTCTTATGCTTATCAAATAG GGACTAGAAAAGGCACTGGAGACATACAACCTTTTAGGGAAGCTGGAATGTATGAACACATTTCGTACAAATTGAACGACAAGTGTCAAGATGGAATGGCATTGTTTTTTACAGTTAAAG CGTTTGATAATTCTGGACTTTCATCTCTATCAACATCTGAGGAGGTTATAATTGATAGATCGCCACCTTCCGTTGGAAGAGTCATTATAGAGCGAGATGACAGACCTATTGTGTATGTTACATCCGATTTGTTTAATGCGATTGTTCATGGATTCGAAGATGTTCACAGCGGCATCAAGAACTTTGAAATCAGCATCGGTTCCAAATCTGACATTGAAGATATTGCACAGAATATCGTGTTTCAAAACCATGCTGTCAACATTGACGGAACTAGTCTGTTTATTGATGGTCATGTGTACTTTCTTTTTGCTAAA GCTGTCAATAGGGCCGGATTACAATCATTACCAGCGGTTGCAACATTTGTCGTCGATCGAACACCACCCGAAGGCGGGTACGTTTTTGATGGCCACTGGAATCAATCA aCTGACGTCGACTTCCAAATAAATATGCACAAGCTTAATTGTCATTGGACTGGATTCGCCGACATTCAATCGAGCATAAGTCACTACATGGTTGGCCTTGGTACACATCTTGGAGACGACGATGTTGAACCAATGTTGCATGTCGGTCTGCAAAACG ATCACAGCTGGAATTCGTCCTTCAGCGCTGGCCAAATATACTACTGTTCTGTGACGGTTTGTAATAAGGCTGGACTCTGTATATCAAAAGCTTCCGATGGAATACTGCTTGATAACTCACCACCTATTGCTGGCGTTGTTAGA ATGGACAATTTTCGTTAA
- the LOC127840124 gene encoding uncharacterized protein LOC127840124, protein MAPSFVYDNTIMTKHQHTSAVSFERSKLHVAWKFEDRESNVVQHILTLKTHHEGHTPLENIKLGQYDSFAITFDNNNLLHNGDRYWVVVTCCNAAGLCTSANSSDILIDSTPPHAGGFLATMNWNNMRTSGDALSNISLSWYGFLDQESGIEKYYISASSSFSGNELTKGVLTFRPNNSQERMHFLIGKYIYPNDILFLTIWAQNFAGLNSSAAKVTVIATSETQTSIISDQWGVLSIEKHSCDIHYCDSTCTCGLFNKPCTDAVSYKCFANSTIDTNIYVSFLSEDEIIDSSSCLTVEWNLTDIYSYTLIERFEWSVGITDSSIGYGIFDLKIEEPWLDVGLNTRGVYCLQNGKNLVHGEHYTAYVKAWFESDTYKIYSSTSIVVDHTPPSLRRGYSVKDSTSDCAKDLDFIDWTDTITACWEDVFREQQGEIIEYYVSMGTVINGSDVFNNTSVGLYQNYTFSDLELHSGTRYYITVTAINNIHRKKTAHSDGFVVDTDYPVEGIVFNTKHQVDEHFQSNSETLSISWHGFIDHSSGVKSYHVALIDVETMKAHVNFINGALKTTHTFQNASLSNGHKYIGLVKAEDAAGHFSKIIQSTPKHIDLSPPMGYTCAQYRPLYNKNLTISQYTTTEFSSTFSKQWPYAIRGLILNDNTEVAVRIGRLNSALVLVKNHNGTYGFKYEFTLPTDMKEHIYIDFDIKSIDTNIFVGVYECMNMTETVKGVVDVSQVSKSTFIVSVNVFDPDSGIKKITLGAGTSTGSFQLRSLNVAHCINDEELNLQVEHGTPVHVTAIVENYAGLKSVFHSSPIVVDITPPEISNVLFNIVTHMNSANTSALTSIITGHWNVIDNETDIKQCSVGIGRSPDGFPKILPYTHVKDTTITFHLHSRVHGEVVYCVLKCVNNVQLETITASDALIVAYEKPNIDYAEVHFIAEAIAAVPISDLPNKFRTISYSEMYPSREQIFVQSNLTALKVEWTGLLDAAGLNNYEYRVMTPEGVTLNWTDCGNYTFVDITGLNLKPEAIYAVQIKAYNVANITSDGIQTFTFLKGRAPQLTGKDARIDFHDDNIMLDWSEVFEEHFLISRLITYDVIVGTRASYNDVIDLSERKHTNISFPKPNSSIINSSPNEIFVSIICWEPTGQFGTYQHSFKLDNN, encoded by the exons ATGGCACCGTCATTTGTGTACGACAATACAATAATGACGAAACATCAACATACTTCAGCAGTCAGTTTTGAAAGATCAAAACTTCACGTTGCTTGGAAATTTGAAGACAGGGAAAGCAACGTTGTTCAACATATTCTAACGTTGAAAACACATCACGAGGGCCATACTCCGCTAGAAAACATAAAGCTAGGACAATATGATTCTTTTGCGATTACATTTGATAATAACAATTTGCTACACAATGGTGACCGATACTGGGTCGTAGTAACATGTTGTAATGCTGCAGGGTTATGTACATCTGCGAACTCATCCGACATTTTGATAGATTCTACCCCTCCACATGCAGGTGGCTTTCTGGCAACGATGAATTGGAACAACATGAGAACTTCTGGTGATGCTTTATCCAATATTTCGTTGTCATGGTATGGCTTTTTAGATCAAGAATCTGGTATCGAGAAATATTACATCTCTGCCAGTAGTTCATTCTCTGGCAATGAACTTACAAAAGGTGTGTTGACATTTCGACCAAATAATTCGCAGGAACGTATGCATTTCTTAATTGGCAAGTATATTTACCCCAATGACATACTGTTCTTAACAATATGGGCTCAAAACTTCGCAGGTTTGAATAGTTCTGCAGCTAAAGTTACTGTAATTGCTACATCTGAAACTCAGACAAGCATTATTTCTGACCAGTGGGGAGTCTTAAGCATAGAGAAACATTCCTGCGATATCCATTATTGCGACTCAACCTGCACGTGTGGTTTGTTTAATAAACCATGCACAGATGCAGTATCTTACAAGTGTTTCGCTAACTCTACCATTGACACAAATATCTATGTTTCATTCCTAAGTGAAGATGAAATAATTGATTCTTCATCCTGCTTAACTGTGGAATGGAACTTAACGGACATTTACTCCTACACATTGATAGAGCGATTTGAGTGGTCTGTTGGAATAACAGATTCTTCAATCGGATACggcatatttgatttaaaaatagaAGAGCCTTGGTTAGATGTCGGATTAAATACAAGAGGTGTGTATTGCCTTCAGAATGGGAAAAATCTTGTTCACGGTGAACATTATACAGCTTATGTTAAAGCATGGTTTGAGAGTGACACATACAAAATTTATTCGTCTACCTCTATTGTTGTCGACCACACTCCACCGTCATTGAGGAGAGGTTACTCAGTGAAGGATTCGACATCGGACTGTGCCAAAGACTTGGACTTCATCGATTGGACAGATACAATAACCGCCTGTTGGGAAGATGTTTTCCGTGAACAACAAGGAGAGATTATAGAATATTATGTTTCGATGGGTACCgttataaatg GTAGTGACGTTTTCAACAACACGTCCGTTGGACTGTACCAAAACTATACTTTTTCGGATTTGGAACTGCATTCAGGAACGCGTTATTATATCACAGTGACTGCGATAAATAATATCCATCGCAAAAAAACAGCTCATTCTGACGGCTTCGTTGTAGACACTGATTACCCTGTAGAAGGGATTGTATTTAACACAAAGCATCAAGTTGACGAACATTTCCAATCAAACAGTGAAACGTTAAGTATTTCCTGGCATGGATTTATCGACCACTCTTCTGGAGTGAAGTCATACCATGTCGCGCTAATCGACGTCGAGACCATGAAAGCACATGTCAACTTTATTAATGGTGCGTTGAAAACAACGCACACGTTTCAGAATGCATCTCTTTCCAATGGACATAAATATATTGGGCTTGTAAAGGCTGAGGATGCGGCTGGTCATTTTAGCAAGATCATACAAAGTACTCCAAAGCATATTGATCTTTCACCGCCCATGGGGTATACATGCGCTCAGTACCGTCCGCTTTATAACAAGAATTTAACAATCTCTCAATATACAACAACGGAATTCAGTTCAACGTTTTCGAAGCAATGGCCCTACGCAATTAGAGGACTCATATTAAATGACAATACAGAGGTAGCTGTCCGAATTGGAAGACTGAACAGTGCACTGGTTCTTGTAAAGAATCATAATGGAACGTATGGATTCAAATATGAATTCACATTACCGACGGATATGAAAGAACATATATACATTGACTTTGATATCAAAAGCATTGATACGAATATTTTCGTCGGGGTATATGAATGTATGAATATGACAGAGACGGTAAAAGGAGTAGTTGATGTTTCTCAAGTTAGCAAATCGACGTTTATTGTTTCCGTAAACGTCTTTGATCCAGATAGTGGAATTAAAAAG ataacaCTCGGGGCGGGAACTTCAACCGGATCGTTTCAATTACGTTCACTGAATGTTGCTCATTGCATAAATGACGAGGAATTGAATCTTCAAGTCGAACATGGTACACCCGTACACGTGACGGCTATTGTAGAAAATTATGCTGGGCTTAAGTCTGTATTCCATTCGTCTCCTATTGTTGTTGATATAACTCCTCCAGAAATATCAAACGTGCTTTTCAACATAGTAACTCATATGAATAGTGCGAACACATCAGCACTCACAAGCATAATAACCGGACATTGGAACGTCATCGACAATGAAACTGACATCAAACAGTGTTCGGTTGGAATAG GAAGAAGTCCAGACGGGTTCCCTAAAATTTTGCCCTATACCCATGTAAAAGATACAACGATCACATTTCATTTACATTCGCGTGTCCACGGTGAAGTTGTTTATTGTGTACTGAAATGTGTTAATAACGTCCAACTGGAGACAATTACAGCGTCAGATGCTCTAATTGTTGCTTACGAGAAGCCCAACATTGATTATGCAGAGGTGCATTTTATTGCTGAAGCTATAGCAGCTGTGCCTATTTCCGACCTTCCCAACAAGTTTCGTACAATCTCCTATAGTGAAATGTATCCTTCAAGAGAACAGATCTTTGTCCAGAGCAATTTGACTGCTTTGAAAGTCGAATGGACTGGACTTTTGGATGCTGCAGGTCTTAACAACTACGAATACCGCGTGATGACCCCAGAAGGAGTTACACTTAATTGGACTGATTGTGGCAATTACACATTTGTCGATATCACTGGTTTGAACTTAAAACCAGAAGCGATTTACGCTGTTCAAATCAAAGCTTACAATGTAGCCAACATCACAAGCGATGGAATTCAAACATTTACATTCCTCAAAGGGAGAGCACCACAGCTTACTG gCAAGGACGCTCGTATTGACTTTCACGATGACAACATCATGTTAGACTGGAGCGAAGTGTTTGAAGAACATTTTCTGATTTCGCGTTTGATTACATATGACGTCATTGTTGGAACACGTGCGAGTTACAACGATGTAATCGACTTGTCTGAAAGGAAACACACTAACATATCGTTTCCTAAACCAAACTCCTCTATTATTAATTCGAGCCCCaatgaaatatttgtttcaatCATATGTTGGGAACCGACTGGTCAGTTTGGAACATATCAACATAGCTTCAAATTGGATAATAACTAA